One genomic window of Centroberyx gerrardi isolate f3 chromosome 15, fCenGer3.hap1.cur.20231027, whole genome shotgun sequence includes the following:
- the LOC139929627 gene encoding protein myomixer-like yields MPAVFILLRSLVIRLLSSRLAGSVAQFLRRSLSTGAAHLGTALRHVWDRIRSQESKEAVLGCVLCILNMHKKVEN; encoded by the coding sequence ATGCCAGCAGTTTTCATCTTGCTGCGGTCCCTGGTTATCAGGCTCCTCAGTAGCAGGCTGGCAGGCTCGGTGGCACAGTTCCTCAGGAGAAGCCTCTCGACAGGCGCTGCCCACCTTGGCACGGCGCTGCGCCACGTCTGGGACCGCATCCGCTCCCAGGAGTCCAAGGAAGCCGTCCTGGGCTGCGTGCTGTGCATTCTCAACATGCACAAGAAGGTGGAGAACTGA